The following are encoded in a window of Nitrospirota bacterium genomic DNA:
- a CDS encoding phosphatase PAP2 family protein, which translates to MNRLYSVAILAIFVLHAATAAADSRSRLQAAGDIITDLLPLAALGTAYFKGDSDGGKQWLRDTVLHEVLYTGLVLGFNETSLGKRPNGGPYSFPSGHAGFVFAQAGFLQERYGWRYGAPALLLAATVSYIRVDIRKHHWRDVIAGGALGYGCAWLTVTPLNAIHLAPIIGPDWLGIRYERSF; encoded by the coding sequence ATGAACAGATTGTATTCAGTCGCCATTCTCGCGATATTCGTTCTGCACGCCGCAACGGCCGCTGCGGACAGCAGGAGTAGACTCCAGGCGGCGGGCGACATCATTACCGACCTTTTGCCGCTGGCGGCGTTAGGGACCGCGTATTTCAAGGGCGACAGCGACGGGGGAAAGCAGTGGCTGCGCGACACGGTGCTCCATGAGGTCCTCTATACCGGCCTTGTCCTCGGCTTCAACGAAACCAGCCTTGGTAAGCGGCCGAACGGCGGTCCCTACAGTTTTCCGTCCGGACACGCCGGCTTCGTGTTTGCGCAGGCCGGATTCCTGCAGGAGCGCTACGGCTGGAGGTATGGCGCGCCGGCCCTGTTGCTGGCAGCTACCGTGAGCTATATCCGTGTCGACATACGCAAGCATCACTGGCGCGATGTCATCGCCGGCGGTGCGCTGGGCTACGGCTGCGCCTGGCTCACGGTAACTCCCCTGAATGCGATCCATCTGGCGCCGATCATTGGGCCGGACTGGCTGGGTATTCGTTATGAGCGATCATTCTGA